The genomic DNA ACCGCGGAATCCGTCCGGCGGCAGGTTATCCCGCCAGCCCCGACCACACCGAAAAGCGAACGCTGTTCGATCTGTTGGACGCGGAAAAGCAGACCGGCGTGGAGCTGACCGAAAGCTACGCGATGACGCCCGGTTCGAGTGTCAGCGGACTTTATTTTGCCCATCCGGAGTCGCGGTATTTCGCTGTCGATCGAGTCACCAAGGACCAGATCGAAGCCTACACGGCACGGAAAGGAAAGCCGTTGTCGGAAGTCGAACGCTGGTTGTCGCCGAATCTGGCGTACGAACCCTCCTGATCTCGAGGGTAAGCCCTCCCCGAAAAACTCGCTGAAGGCTCGTTTTCCGACCCTCCCGGCTCCGCCGGGCGGGTGGAGTGTGGGCTGCGGTGGGAGGGTTTATTCGTCTGATTTCCTGGGACTTGGGTCCCCAGGCTTCTACCTGCCGTGGCTTCGCCACTGCACGCAGTGCATCTACCGTACGGGGGCCCCTGCGCTGTTTGATGCTGTCGTCGTTGTGAGGACGCTATGTGGCGTGCCGGTTGCAGCGGAGGCCTCTTCGGCGGTGCTACTTGGGAACTTTTGGCACCCGATCCCGTCAGAATTACATAGCTTTTCCTGAATTCTAGGTCGGGTTTTGCTGCCTTGGCGGTGGTGTTCCGATTGCGCAAGGTACGCAATGAATGCGGGTTGCGACGATACACTTGGTCTTGTCGCGAGAAAATTTCCGATTGAGTGAGTTTGGGTGAGTTGCGCGATTCGGTATTTCCGTCCTGTATTAAGCTTAGGGGACGGCGCCTTGTATCTGGATTCGCTCGTCCTTGGTGGATTTTTTCCTGTTTGAACTGCTGACAGCTATGACAAAACGATCATCCGAACTCCGAAAGCCACAGAATAAGTCTCGTTTACGACGCTGGATTCGCACCCTGATTGGGCAATCCGATATGCGTAACAACGGTTCGCGGTTTCTGCGGCTGGAACCTTTGGAGCATCGTCAGTTGTTGGCGGGTGACGTCGATCTGCTGCCACCGATCGCTCCAGCCAGCGACGAAACGGTTCAGTATGCGATGATGTCGACGACCGCTGCCGAGGGGGAAGTAACTCCCGAAGGCGAAGCGGCGCCCGATCTTGTCGCCTTTGCCAAAGCCCTCTCCGATGGCGGAGTCGTCTTCTTCGGAGCGGCTTGGTGCCCGAACTGCACCGAGCAGAAAGAGTTGTTCGAGGACGGGCAGAACTATCTTCCGTTTGTCGAAGTCACCAATCCCGATCACAGCCTCAATGCGACCGGCACCGCCGAAGGGATCTCCAGTTTCCCAACTTGGCGATTCCAGGACGGAACCGAGGTCGAAGGGGTTCTGTCGCTGGCCGATATCTCGCAACGCAGTGGCATCGCGATCCCTCAGGGAGAAACTCCCAGCTTTGTTCCCGTCGGCAACCAGAGCGTTGGCATCGGTTCTCCGCTGCATGTCCCAATCGACGCTTACGATCCCGATGAACAACCGTTGACGGTAACTGTCAGCAGTTCGGATCCGAATCTGTTGGAGGCGTCGGTGGTCAGCGGCAATCGCAGCTGGCGGCTGAAGATCGCCGATTATGGCGAGATGGTCTTCGAGTTGTACGAACAGCGGGCCGAGCGGCCGACGTCGCGGATCATCGAATTGACCGAGGACGGATTTTACGACGGGATCACGTTCCATCGCATCTTGGACGATTTTGTCCTGCAGGCTGGCGATCCCTTAGGTCTGGGCTCTGGCGGTTCGGACCTGCCCGACTTCGACGATCAATTCCACGAGGATCTGCAGCACAACGCGACGGGCATCCTGTCGTACGCCAAGACCACCGACGACACCAACGATTCGCAGTTCTTCATCACCGAAGGGGACTCACGCCACCTCGATTTCAATCACTCGATCTTCGGTCAATTGGTCGAAGGAGAAGCGGTTCGCGAAGCGATCAGCGAGGTGCCGACCGACAGCAGCGGCCGGCTGACCACCGCGTTCGCAAACGCTTTTGGACAGATCACGATCGAAGAAGCGTCGATCTTCACCGACAACGAAAACTCGGTTGTCATGCTGAAGCCGACCGGCAACGGGACCGGCCCGGTGAGCGTTACGATCACGGTCACCGACAGCGACGGGAACCAAACGTCGGAAGTGATCACGGTGAACGTGACCGCCGACAATCAACTGAACTCCAACGGCAAGCCGTTCCTGGGTGATCTGAGCGACGTTGCCACGACCGCTGTACAGCCCGCCACGATCCAATTGTCCAGCAGCGATGTCGAAGGGGACGCGGTCACCTACGCTGCGTTTAACGTCGGCACCGTCGGCTACACTACGTCGGTCAACCAATCGACAGGGGAAGTCACCGTGACGCCGCCCGCCGGTTTTGTCGGTACGTTCGACGTGATGGTTGGTGTCAAAGCGGCCAGCAGCACCGTGACCACTGCCGATTCGACATCCTTCGATCTGCAGACCCTCAGCGTGACGGTGCAAGCGTCGGCGTTACAGGGTGTTAGTCTCGATGCGGCAAGCGATACCGGCGTCAGCAATAGCGACGGAATCACCAGCAGCACCAATCCGACGTTCACGATCACCGGAACCACAGCCGGTTCGACCGTCGAACTGTTGTCGGGCACCACGGTGATCGGATCGGCTGTCGCCACCGGCACGACGACTCAGATCACGACGACTGAATTGGCGGCCAACGGCAACGGCACCTATTCGATCTCGGCGCGGCAGACCAGCGGCGGGACGACCAGCGCGGCGACCACTCCGATCACCGTCGTCTACGACTCGTCGGCTCCCGCGGCACTCAGCACGCAGATCGCCTCACAAGCGATCGCCGGATCGCTTTATACCTTGGATCTTGGACACGTTGAAGAAGGCAACGGACTCGTCTACTCGCTGGCCAACGGGCCTGCGGGGATGACGATCAACGCGCAGACCGGCGTCGTTTCCTGGACTCCCACAACCGCTCAGGTTGGCGATCAGTCGTTTACGGTAACGACTTCGGATCGAGCGGGAAACAGTCGCGACAACCAGTTCAATCTGAACGTCGGCGAAGAAGCGACGGTGACGTTGGACATGTCCTTCACCGATCTCGATGGCAACGCGATCACCCAGTTGAAGCCGGGGGACGAGTTCCTGCTGAACATCACCGCGATCGACGAACGGTTGTTCGAATCGCTCAAAGGTGTCGCGACAGCCTACTTGGACATTCTGTACGACCAAAATTTGGCGGAACCGGTTGGGAACAATCTAGTAATCGATGTCGACGACACCGACGATGAGATCGCCGATTCGCCCTTTACGTTCACCAACAGCTTCCGCGACTCGCGACGCGGTTCGGCGGCGACGCCTGGTTTGATCGATGAATTGGGAGCGTTCTCGACAAGTCCTCCCGGCCTGCAAGCTGGCTTGGTCTCGATCCATTTCCGCGCCTTGAGTGCGGGAACGCTTGTCTTCACCGGCGATCCGGCTGACGGAAACGGAACCGAGGTTCTGGTCCACGGCAGCGACGACGAACTCGATCCATCGAAGGTCAACTTCGGCAACGCGTCGATCAACATCGTCTCTACCTTCAGCGCCGCCGACGACATCTTCAACTTCGATGAAGATAGTTCCAACAACGCGATGGACGTTCTGAGCAACGACCAGTTGTTGGTTTCCGGAACGACATTGACGATCGTCAGCACCAGCACTCCGGTCAACGGCGGTACGGTTTCGATCGTCGGGAATGGACAATCGCTGTCGTACACTCCCGGGGCCAATATCAACGGAGCCGACGAGTTCACCTATACGGTCGAAGATCAGAACGGATCCAGCCAAACCGTGACGGTTTCGGTCGGCTTGCAACCTGTCAACGATCCGCCAAACGCTGTCGCCGATACTTTCAGCGACATCAACCGGGGCAGTACCGGCAATGTGCTGGAAGTTTTGGACAACGATACGATCTCGCCCGACGAGAACGAAACGCTGCGAATCATTTCGGTTGGCACAACCAGCCACGGCGGAACGGTTACGATCGCCTCGGGCGGTAGCTACATTCAGTACACGCCCGCCGCTAATTTCTCTGGCACCGAAACCTTCAACTACACGATCAGCGATCGGACGACCGGCGGGCTGACCAGCACCGCCACGGTGACTGTCAACGTCTCTGCATTGAGCACCGGGACGCATACCTTTACCGTCCTCGAAGATGCTGCTGCGACGTCGTTTGATGTTTTGACAGGCGATCGGGCAGCGAATCCCGATGAGGCGAGCATCTCGTTGCAATCGATCGTTTCGACTTCGCACGGCGGAACGGCGTTGATCACCAGCGATGGCCAGGTTCAGTACAAACCCGCCGCCAACTTCTTCGGCACCGAGACCGTCGTCTACACGATCCTCAGTGGCGATGGCGATACGGGGACCGGAACGATCACCTTTAATGTCGATGGCGTCAACGATCCTCCCGTAGCGGTCGACGATTCGTTTAGCGTTGGGAAATCGGGTGGCGCTAAGACGCTGTCGGTGCTCGACAACGATACGATCGGCGTCGATACCAACGAAACGCTGACCATCGAATCGATCAACACCGCGAATCTGACCGGCACGGTGACGATCAGCAGCGATAAGCTGTCGCTGGTCTACACACCCAACGGAACGTTCACTGGAAACGAGACGTTCACCTATCAGATCGCCGACGGCAATGGCGGCCAAGCGACAGCGACAGTAACAGTGAACGTGCTCGATTACGTGCCACGCGACTTCAACTTTACGATCGATAGCACATTCTTGAACACGTTTGGGTTCGATGTGATCCTGAGCGGCACCGACGAATTCGGCAACGCTGTCAACGCAACCGTGACGGTCGATGCCGCCGGCACGTTCACCTTTGCCGATCAAGCACCGGGCAGCTACACGTTGACGGTTCCGGCGATTCCGTTCTTGATCGGTGCCGAACAAGACCAAGTCTTCGCGATCGAATCGGACATGGACGATGGCGATTACACCGCACCGGCGATCGAGATCGGCGCGATGCATCCGTCTTATATCGCGCTCCGCGATTGGTTCGGCAGCACATCGCGGGAGAACGTCGTATTGGCGGTTGTCCAAGAGGGTGATACTCCCGGCATTAACCTGCAGGTCTCCAACTTGGCTTCGGGCCTGACCGATCCGAAGGTTGTGTTGAGCGACGACGGGTCTCAGGTGATCGTCACGGCTACCGTCTCCAACGGTCTGGCCTCCTCGGCGCTCGACGTCGATTCGGACGATGTCGATATGCGTGGCCAAGAGGGCGATTTCATGCTGCTTCGGATCAACGCGCCAGCGGCTACTGAATTCACGCCCGTTAGCAGTTCGTCGTCGGCTAGCGGAACCGCCGCGGCGGTCTTTGCCGAGGGAGAGGCGTCGAGTTCGGCGATGGTCCTGCCGTTGGGTTCAGCCGATGTTTGGGGCGATCAGCAGGCCGATTCTCAGTTTGCCGGCGACGTGCCCGGAGAAGACGACGACGAGGATGACGAGACCGTCGCCAGCGACATCGTGTTTGCCCAGTTGGGTGATTTGAGCTAGTCGAGGGGCAATTGCTGCCTCGCGCCGACGGCGGGAGCAAAAATCCCGCAGAATCCAAGCCCTGCGTCCGTTTACCGCAAACATCCCCTCTGTGGGGTGGGGCGAGGTTCGCAGTGGCGTCGATCTCCTCCTAATCGGCCGTCTCAATTGCTAAAAACCTGGAAAATGCAGGGTTTCCGTGACGCGGCGACTTGCGGAAACAGGACTTTCCGACGTAATCTTTGCCAATTCGCCGTAAAGGTAGCAAACACTACGAAACGTACTTAAACACCTTCTACCGATAGAAAGGACCATTCATGGTAGGAAAAGCTCCAACCAAGACAGAAATCTTCAATGCAATCGCCGAGTCGACTCAGTTGACGAAGAAAGACATCGCTGCGGTTTTCGACGCTCTGAGCGCTGAAGTTGCCACCGCTGTCCAAGGCCCTGGTCAGTTCACCATCCCTGGTCTTTGCAAGGTCACGGTTCGTGAGACCCCAGCCAAGCCAAAGCGCAAAGGCCGCAACCCAGCGACCGGCGAAGAGATCTGGTTGCAACCAAAGCCAGCATCCAAGAAGGTCACCATTCGCCCGTTGAAGGCGTTGAAGGAAATGATCTAAGTTTGATCGTTCCTTAGCTCGAAATAAAAAGCCAACATCGTCCCGCGGTGTTGGCTTTTTTCGTACACAGTGGGCCCTGCCGACGGCGCCGTCGCGGAACACGCTCTCACGCCCGCCGGCGATTCCACCAGCTCACGGCACTTCCGCTGCGAGATTGCTACGACTTCGCCGCTTCGGTCGCGGGCGGCTTGGGACGCATGTCGATGTGATCGCGGATCCGGACAGCTTTTTTGCCCTTCAACGCTCCGATCGTCGCTTTGAATTTAGGGACGCTCTGAATCGCAACTTCCAGCGGTTTGTCGATCAGGTGTTCGGTGGTGATCACGTCGCCGACGTCCATGTTCAACAGGTCGCCGGTTTTGATCTTCGATCGCGCGAGAGTTACCGTCAGTTCGACTAGGGCCGAATCGAGCTGCGTCTCGAGAGCCTGCTTCGACTCGGGCGTCGCTGGATTGCTGGAGTAGCCGCCCCAGCCTTTGCTCGACAGTTGGCTGCTGAAGCGTTCGATCGTGTTGTAGGGGATGCATAGATTCATCATCCCGCGGTTCTTCCCCATCGTGACCTCGAAGCAGATCAAGACGATCACTTCGTTGGGAGGCACGATTTGAACCAGTTGCGGATTGCTTTCGATCGATCGCAGCGTCGGTTCCATTTCGACGACGTTTTGCCACGTCGATTGCATGCCGTCGAGAAACAGCTGGGTGACCCGAGCCATCAAGCGATGTTCGATCTCGGTCAGCGCCCGATTGGGCATCTCGTTCGGCTGAGGATCGCCGCCGAGCATCCGGTCGACGACGGCAAAGGAGAGCGCCGGCGCGATGTCGAGGATCCAATTGCCCTCCAGCGGTTTAACGTCGAGCACGCAGAAGCAGGTCGGGGTATCGAGGCTGTAGACGAATTCGCTGTACGTCAGTTGGTCGGCGCTGACCAGCTTGACTTCGGTGATGCTACGCAACAGCCCTGAGAGCTTCGCGTTGAAGGCTCGCCCGAGTCCTTCGTGCAACGACCGCATCGCCCCCATCAGCTCCTTACCGACGCGTTCGGGGCGTTTGAAGTCGTAGTTCATCGGTCGCAAGCGCGGATCGTTGACCCGCGATGCCGACGCCGCCGAACGCGGGATCGCGTTGGCTGTGGAACTTGCCGCCGGCTTCGGAGCGGGCTGGCTGGCCCCTTCGGATTCCATCGCGCGGATCAGGTCTTCGACTTGATTCTGGCTGAGTATTTCGTCGGACATAGTCGCCTTCCTTGGCTGATAAAGTCTTCCGCTGGTGCTCCGGTTGGTTCACGCTGCTGCCGCTCGCTTCCCTCGCGAGCGATGGCTCAGCTGCGGACCTGTCCCTGGCCGTTGACCACATATTTGTAGCTGGTCAACTCGGTCAACCCGCACGGCCCACGGGCATGAAATTTATCGGTCGAGATGCCGATCTCGGCGCCGAGTCCAAATTCGCCGCCATCGTTGAATCGAGTGCTCGCGTTGACCATTACCGCGGCGCTGTCGATCGCATCGGTAAACCGCTCCGACGCGGCGAGGTCCTTCGTTACGATCGCGTCGGTGTGATGCGAACCGTAGCGGTTGATGTGTTCGATCGCCGATTCCAGGTCGTCGACTACGCGGACGCTGATCTTGGGGCCCAGGTATTCGGTGCTCCAGTCGGCTTCGGTCGCTGCCGACGCTGCGGGGACTCGCTGGCAGGTCTGCGGGTCGCCAACGATCTCCACGTCGTGCTGAGCCAACGCTGCAGCGATCTGCGGCAGGAAGGCATCTGCGACGTCGCGGTGGACCAGCAGCGATTCACAGGCGTTACAGACGCCCATGCGGTGGCATTTCGAATTGACAGCGATCTCGACCGCCTGATCGAGGTTCGCATCGCGGTCGACGTAAACGTGACAGTTGCCGTCGTAGTGTTTGATCACGGGCATCGTCGCTTCGCTAGCAACGCGGCGAATCAAGCTCTCGCCGCCGCGCGGGATCGTGACGTCGATCAGTTCGTGCATCCCGAGGAAGTGGCCGACCGCGTCGCGATCGGCGGTGCTGACCAACTGCACCGCGTCGGCTGGCAGACCGACTTCGGCCGCGGTTTTGTTGAGGATCTCCACGATCGCCGCGCTCGAATGCGCCGCCTCTTTGCCGCCTCGCAAGATCACCGCATTGCCGCTTTTGACGCAGATCGCAGCCGCGTCGGCGGTCACGTTGGGACGACTTTCGTAGATGAAAAAGACGACGCCCAGCGGTACCCGGCGCTTGATAATTTGAAGGCCATTGGGACGGCGAAAGCCTTCGATCACCTGGCCGATCGGATCGGGCAAGGCAGCGATTTCGCGGAGCCCCTTGGCGATCGCCGCGATCCGGTCGCTGGTCAGCCGCAGCCGATCGACTTCCGCGTCGGTCAAGCCAAACCCCGCTGCAGCTTGCAAATCGAGAGTGTTTGTTTTTTGGATCTCCGCTTCGTGTTGAAGCAGCGCGTCGGCAGATTGCAGCAACCAGCGGTTTTTAACTTCGGTGCTCAACGTCGACAGCTGGCGCGACGCACGATGGGCGCGCTCGGCAACATCCAGGCAATAAGATTTCAGGGAAGGTGTTTCGGCAGTGGTCATCAGACGCGGGATGCTCCAGCAATCAAAGGCGGTTCGAAGTGTTCGTGTCGGGATCGGATCAGGTCCGCGGCAGGCGGTGCCGCATCGAATCACCTGACGTCAGTATCTGTCAGTCCTTGGGATTGGTCAACGCGATCGGAACGTGGGATCAATAGTCGTACCACAATCCAAATCCGATCAGGGGTTCGTAGCTATCGTAGAATGACCATTGCTGGCTCTTGCCTTCGTAAAAATCGACGCCCAGCCGCAGCAACGCCCCGTCGCGGCCTCGCCACGCCCAACCCGCCTGTAGCGTCAGGCTGCCGCCGTAGTCGAGTTCTTCTCGGAGATGGGCGTGAGCGGCGGCGAACGGAGCTCCTCGCCAACCGGTGGGGGCTGTTGGCATGAATTCGATGCCAAACATGAACTCCCACTGCTCGCTGACGTCCGAATAAAACGCCCAGCCGACTTCGCCATAGGTCCGCAGCCGCTCGGTGATCCAAAAAGCAGCTCCGGCGAACAGCACGTCGCGGGAAAAGTTCAAACGATCGTGGTCGGGGTTTTTCAGTAGGAACTCATCGCCTGTGTGCGAGCTCAAGTGGTAATATCCAACGCGAGTTTGCCAGCGTCCAAATCCAAAGGACAGCGGCACGCCGGCGCGGAAGTCGACCGAACGGACGTCAGCCTCCTCCTCCATGTCCAACCGCACCTGCGCCGAACCTTCGATATCCAATTGCATCCCGTGACGAAACGGACCGTTGGAACGATCGCCAAATCGAAACAGGCCAAACCGGCCGCCCAACGTTCCATCGAGCAGCAGGTTGTCACCCTCGGGACGCGTGAACCGGCCTGCCAGACGCGACGCCTTTTCGTCGGCCAAATAGACGGGATAGATCGAATCCTTCGGCAACAGTTGCCACTGCCAGACTGTGGATTGGGGCGACATTCCCAGCGGTTGCAGCGTCTGGGGAGCAAACGGCAGCGGGGCCAATGGCAGCGGCGGGAGTCCCGCGACCTGCGTCTGGGGCGGAGAGGTTTGGTAGGGATCGAACGACAGCGTTGGCGAGTCGTTTAGCGCCGCGGTGATCGCACCGGGCGTGGGGAGCGACTGGCTTGTCGTGGGCGTTAGCGAAGCGACTCGCTGAGCGATCGCCGCGTCGCAGCAGAGCACGGCCATCCACAACGCAATCGCGCAACGATGTCGATCTACGTTCATGCTGCCGGTGCTTCCATAAATCGATGATTTTCCGAACTGCCAGTCACTGAAAGAGAACCCTCTTCAGGATCGGTGCCCGCCTAGGATCTCGAGCCGCCGTCGGCACAGATCGGGCGTTTCTCCACTCAAAATTCCATATTTAGAGATTTTGACGTTTCGGGGCCAGATGAGTCGCACGCTAGCGACAGCTTCGGAAATCGTCTCTCAACTTGCTTGCTGAACGCCGTTGCGCCACCACGCTGGGGGTGGTTGAAATTGGCATCGATTCGCCGCCACAGCAGAAATGCCCAACGTTTTAGGGGGGCAAGCAAAATTCAACCGTTGAATTAATCGGATTGATCTATCAAACTGGAACCCACCATTAGGAAGTTGGGTCGATCTTTGGCGGTTAGCGAAGCACGAAGCATTCGCGTGTTTATTGTGAACAATCGATCAAATTGCTTTTGATTCTCCGAGTCAACTCTTTGCAACCTACCCATCCGGGTGGGGCTAGGACGCTTTCCGATGGCACGAAGACGCCGAAATACGGCTGCTGATAGTCCACTAACACTATTTGATATCTTTGCCGCGGTCCTCGAATATCGCTGGCGCGCTGCGTTCACCTTTCTGTTGGTGCTAGCTCTGTCGTTAGTGGCCATTGTGCTGTTTCCCAAAAAGTATGAATCCGAAGCGAAGATGTTCGTTCGGTTGGGGCGCGGTAGCGTGACGATGGACACGACCGCCACCACCGGTCAAACGATCTCAATTCAAGAGTCGCGAGAATCGGAGATCAATTCGATCACCGATATGTTGCAGAGTCGCCAGTTGGCGGAGGATGTGGTCAACGCGGTCGGAGCCGATCGGATCCTGGAAAAGCACTCCTGGATCGAACAGATGGTCGATCGGGTCTCCGCGATGATGCCCGAAATGCCCGTTGCAGTCGCCGAGACGGGCGAGATGGGAGAGATGACGCCGGAACAAATCGAGCAGCAGGAGCGATTTGAATCGGCTGTTCGCTACGTGATCAAAAACACAAAGATCAACTCTCCGAAGAAGTCGACGACGATCACCGTCGTGTGTCGCGCTCGCACGCCCCAGTTGGCGCAAGACCTAACGACTAAGTTCCTGGAAAGTCATAACCGGATGCATCTGGATGCCTACAAGTCTCCCGGTTCGTACAAGTTCTTCGAGGAGAATTTTGCCGAGCACGAGCGGATGGTTAGCGATTACGAAGACGCCATGCGCGAGGCCAAAAACGATATGGTCGTGATCACGATCGAAGGCAAGCAGCAATCGTTGCAGGAGCAGGTGACGAGCGTTCAAAAAGAGATTATCAACGCCAGCGCCGAACTGTTTTCAGCAAGGGCGAGTCTGTTGGATTTGATGGCCGACATGGAACGCTTGCCCGAGGAGATGGCAACCGAGACGACTCGCGGGATCGCGAACGAAGCGAACGATAAGATGCGCGATCGGTTGTACGAATTGGAGATCCGCGAAAAGGATCTTGCCTCGAAATATAAATCGGTCCATCCGAAACTTGTCACCCTGCGGCAACAGCTAAACGATTCCAAGACGATTCTCGCCTCGCAGGAGAAGGAGCGGGAGCACAATGTGATGTCGGTCAATCCCGTTCGTCAGGACGTCCATAAATCGCTGCTGACCGAAAAGTCGCGGATCGCTGGGCTCGAAGCCAAAGTCGATGCGTTGCGAATGGTCGAGCAGGAGTTGAACGAAGAACTACAGAAGGTGAACTCGTTTGAACTCACCTCGTCGGAACTCCGCCGCAGGATCCGTATCGCCGATAACAATCACCGCATCTACGCTCAGAAGTTAGAGGAATCGCGAATCAACAACGCGTTGGATCAAGAGGCGATCTCGAATGTTTCGATCGTTCAAAAACCATCGTTTGTGATGAAACATGTGAGTCCCAAACGAAGTCTGTTGGGCGCGTTGGGGTTCTTGATGTCGATGTTGTGTGGCGTCTTTGTGGCTGTCGCCAGCGATCGCTTTCGCGGCGTCGATGATGACTATGCCAAGCTCGATCAACGGTTGGCTCAAATCGAATCCCGAGCTACCGATCGCGTGGCATCGGAGCCGGGCGAGAATCGCGTTATCGAGGCGGCCGAGTCGGAAGTTGGTGACAATCACCATTCCGACGGTGAGCAGAATCACGACGACCATCCTCACAACGATTGATAAACCGCTCGATGGCAACTGTTGCATACTCTCGGGTTGATGAACGCCCTGTCGCGACGAGCGGTTCCAGCCGGCTGGTCACATCGTTTGTGGCGTCGCTGGTCTTTGCTGTTGTGTTCCTCAACGCCGCCGATTTTCGCGGCGATACCGGGGAGGAGTTCAGTGTTCACTGGCAGATCTATCTCCGCTTGCTGATCTGTGCAGTTTGTGGCGGTACGGGGATCTTGCTGGTCTCCAAATCCTACCGAGCCTTTTTGACCTTCCCCGGTTTTCTGATCACGCTGTTGATCGCTTGGATCGGTGTGACGCTGCCGTTTTCGGTCGACCGTACCTATTCGCTGGCGGCCTACGTTTCGCTCGGGGCGGTCGCGATGTTGATTCCTGCCGCGATGCAGATCCTGGGTGGCTATCGCTATTTGATGATCGTCGCCGCCGGTTTGATGACCTTCATTGTCGGTTCGTGGATCGCGTATCTTGTCTTTCCCGAAATCGGAATCTTCAAAGAGCAGATCACACAAACCGAAGTCCTCGAGCGGATGGGCGGGCTCGGTCACCCCAACGAACTGGGACTGTACAGTGCGTTTACAACGGTTCTGTTTGCAGTGCTCGGGTATGGTCGACGGCTGAGCTACCTCATCGTGGTTCCTGCGATGCTGTTGAGCTTGGTGACGCTAGTTGTCTGTTTCAGCCGCACATCGATGGGGATCACGCTTGTCGGGCTGCTGGTTGTCTATCGCAAGGAACTGTTCACGCAGCAGACGGTGATTGCAACGCTGCTGTTGGCGATCCTCGCGATCCCGCCGATCTTTGTCGTTGCAGGAACCGGCGGATTTGATTGGCTGGTCGGCGACGCTTTAGAGAAGTTGTCCAAATCGGGGACCGCCGATGAACTGACAACCGCAACCGGGCGAACCGATATTTGGGCGTATGCAATTCAGCGGATCGGCGAACAGCCGCTGCACGGTTACGGCTATATGACCGCCCGGTTCGTGATGGAAAAGTACAGCTACCATTGTCACAACATCGTGCTCAACATGTGCTTGAACACGGGAGTGATCGGAGGCATGACGCTGTTGTCGATGGTCCTCTACTTCGTCTATGCGATCTATCACGATCCGCGTTACGAAGTCGACGGCTTGGTGGCTGTTATCTTGGCGGGCGGCTTGATCGACGGATTGTTGTTCGCCGCAGTTCCGTCGGCTGCGGTCTTGATCTGGTTTTCGGCACTGCTGTGGCGGCAACTCGATATGAAGTTTGATCCGCCACAGCCCGAGACCTTGTGATTGCGATCAGTTCTTTTTCGCAATCCCTAGCTTTTCCATTTGGGCCGCGATGTCGGCGCCATGCGAAGCTGTTTTGACACTCTTGTCAATGTGTAGAATCTTTCCATCTTTGCCGATGTAGTAGGTCCAACGACTCGAAACGCCTCGCGGGCTCAAGCAGCCCAACGCCTTGGCAAACGATTTGTCAGGATCGCTTAAGATTGGATAATCCAGGTCCAAGCTGGCGGCAAAGTCCATGTTCTTCTTGACGTCGTCACAGCTGGCGGTGAAGTAGGCGACTTCGAATTGCTTCAAGGTTTCGCCAGCTTCTCGCATCGACTTGCACTCCTTGGTGCAGCCACCGGTGAAGGCTTTGGGGAACCACGCGATCACAATCGCCTGCTTCCCTTTAAACTGCTCGCTGGTGTAAGTCTTGCCGTCGCTGCCGACCAGTTTGAATTCGGGGACGTCGTCGCCAACTTTGACTTCAGCTCGCGCCGTGCCGGACATCAGCAGCAGCG from Rosistilla oblonga includes the following:
- a CDS encoding GumC family protein, producing the protein MARRRRNTAADSPLTLFDIFAAVLEYRWRAAFTFLLVLALSLVAIVLFPKKYESEAKMFVRLGRGSVTMDTTATTGQTISIQESRESEINSITDMLQSRQLAEDVVNAVGADRILEKHSWIEQMVDRVSAMMPEMPVAVAETGEMGEMTPEQIEQQERFESAVRYVIKNTKINSPKKSTTITVVCRARTPQLAQDLTTKFLESHNRMHLDAYKSPGSYKFFEENFAEHERMVSDYEDAMREAKNDMVVITIEGKQQSLQEQVTSVQKEIINASAELFSARASLLDLMADMERLPEEMATETTRGIANEANDKMRDRLYELEIREKDLASKYKSVHPKLVTLRQQLNDSKTILASQEKEREHNVMSVNPVRQDVHKSLLTEKSRIAGLEAKVDALRMVEQELNEELQKVNSFELTSSELRRRIRIADNNHRIYAQKLEESRINNALDQEAISNVSIVQKPSFVMKHVSPKRSLLGALGFLMSMLCGVFVAVASDRFRGVDDDYAKLDQRLAQIESRATDRVASEPGENRVIEAAESEVGDNHHSDGEQNHDDHPHND
- a CDS encoding O-antigen ligase family protein, translated to MATVAYSRVDERPVATSGSSRLVTSFVASLVFAVVFLNAADFRGDTGEEFSVHWQIYLRLLICAVCGGTGILLVSKSYRAFLTFPGFLITLLIAWIGVTLPFSVDRTYSLAAYVSLGAVAMLIPAAMQILGGYRYLMIVAAGLMTFIVGSWIAYLVFPEIGIFKEQITQTEVLERMGGLGHPNELGLYSAFTTVLFAVLGYGRRLSYLIVVPAMLLSLVTLVVCFSRTSMGITLVGLLVVYRKELFTQQTVIATLLLAILAIPPIFVVAGTGGFDWLVGDALEKLSKSGTADELTTATGRTDIWAYAIQRIGEQPLHGYGYMTARFVMEKYSYHCHNIVLNMCLNTGVIGGMTLLSMVLYFVYAIYHDPRYEVDGLVAVILAGGLIDGLLFAAVPSAAVLIWFSALLWRQLDMKFDPPQPETL
- a CDS encoding peroxiredoxin, translating into MKKVYVLGAMLLASLLLMSGTARAEVKVGDDVPEFKLVGSDGKTYTSEQFKGKQAIVIAWFPKAFTGGCTKECKSMREAGETLKQFEVAYFTASCDDVKKNMDFAASLDLDYPILSDPDKSFAKALGCLSPRGVSSRWTYYIGKDGKILHIDKSVKTASHGADIAAQMEKLGIAKKN
- a CDS encoding DUF1207 domain-containing protein, with product MNVDRHRCAIALWMAVLCCDAAIAQRVASLTPTTSQSLPTPGAITAALNDSPTLSFDPYQTSPPQTQVAGLPPLPLAPLPFAPQTLQPLGMSPQSTVWQWQLLPKDSIYPVYLADEKASRLAGRFTRPEGDNLLLDGTLGGRFGLFRFGDRSNGPFRHGMQLDIEGSAQVRLDMEEEADVRSVDFRAGVPLSFGFGRWQTRVGYYHLSSHTGDEFLLKNPDHDRLNFSRDVLFAGAAFWITERLRTYGEVGWAFYSDVSEQWEFMFGIEFMPTAPTGWRGAPFAAAHAHLREELDYGGSLTLQAGWAWRGRDGALLRLGVDFYEGKSQQWSFYDSYEPLIGFGLWYDY
- a CDS encoding glutamate-5-semialdehyde dehydrogenase, with the protein product MTTAETPSLKSYCLDVAERAHRASRQLSTLSTEVKNRWLLQSADALLQHEAEIQKTNTLDLQAAAGFGLTDAEVDRLRLTSDRIAAIAKGLREIAALPDPIGQVIEGFRRPNGLQIIKRRVPLGVVFFIYESRPNVTADAAAICVKSGNAVILRGGKEAAHSSAAIVEILNKTAAEVGLPADAVQLVSTADRDAVGHFLGMHELIDVTIPRGGESLIRRVASEATMPVIKHYDGNCHVYVDRDANLDQAVEIAVNSKCHRMGVCNACESLLVHRDVADAFLPQIAAALAQHDVEIVGDPQTCQRVPAASAATEADWSTEYLGPKISVRVVDDLESAIEHINRYGSHHTDAIVTKDLAASERFTDAIDSAAVMVNASTRFNDGGEFGLGAEIGISTDKFHARGPCGLTELTSYKYVVNGQGQVRS